In the genome of Opitutia bacterium KCR 482, one region contains:
- a CDS encoding beta-galactosidase yields the protein MKIPNLFAAAIAPIILAACATVAGESVSENTVLFENFENFDKNSGANCVITEETAVVSEENALSGGKSLVVDTRKSKRQYPLALSILIPKFEKGYAYKLTFKYSTPEIGGGETPTFFVYMCYGKTSNTRDAVLGAQKNTLLFKTSKDSDTLTATFLAQADGERKIEITSAGGGVLKIDDIKIEKLPMPKYAWLFEDGAFKYFRRPPMSGKGFNDADPALSIPREKFCPFIDKYGQYMHRNWKNKILTDADLKTRLSEEQSFEKKLGTIPDRDKYFGLLDPDRKYAATGHFRAQKIGGKWWLITPDGNLFWSHGIDCVGATAPTIITNRGEYFADVSDKKYEKTAYWSRLLEGKFQTYNFYLRNIDKKYGDDAKNYNAVAPRRMRSWGVNTYGAWTRPELLENSEIPFALFTSAKAPKKLESQKKLNAYWQPVPDYFDENFERLTLEAVAKSARLMNSPYCVGVFVDNELPWQTETLVLPAAILSCKADQPAKIEFKKMLEKKYGEIEKLNAAWNSKYAGWDDFLAKTDFVPKTKSGKNDMLRIERKFYEKYFRTCRKAVKRVAPDTLYLGCRLAWTNELVEKSASKFCDVMSYNLYRDDVSAFKLPKNAKDKPVIVGEFHFGNQDRGVFGGGLRACATMPERIEKYNTYVLSAVENPIIVGAHWFQYYDQPTTGRVGDGENYSVGFVDIADTPVYEAVEAARKIAEEMYATRLSDERKVKITEQKTITY from the coding sequence ATGAAAATTCCAAATCTATTTGCAGCCGCAATCGCGCCGATTATCCTTGCGGCGTGCGCGACGGTCGCGGGGGAATCCGTTTCGGAAAACACGGTGCTTTTTGAAAACTTCGAAAATTTCGACAAAAACAGCGGCGCAAACTGCGTCATAACAGAGGAAACCGCGGTAGTTTCCGAAGAAAACGCGCTTTCGGGCGGGAAGTCGCTTGTGGTTGACACGCGGAAATCGAAACGCCAGTACCCGCTTGCGCTTTCGATTTTAATCCCCAAGTTCGAAAAGGGCTACGCCTACAAGCTGACCTTCAAATACTCCACCCCCGAAATCGGCGGCGGGGAAACACCCACATTCTTTGTCTACATGTGCTACGGCAAGACGTCGAATACGCGCGACGCAGTTTTGGGAGCGCAGAAAAACACGCTGCTCTTCAAAACCTCGAAAGACTCCGACACGCTAACTGCGACATTCCTCGCGCAGGCGGACGGAGAAAGGAAAATCGAAATCACCTCCGCAGGCGGCGGCGTGCTGAAAATAGACGACATCAAAATAGAAAAACTGCCCATGCCCAAATACGCGTGGCTTTTCGAGGACGGCGCGTTCAAATATTTCAGGAGACCGCCGATGTCGGGCAAGGGCTTCAACGACGCCGACCCCGCGCTCTCCATTCCGCGCGAAAAATTCTGCCCGTTTATCGACAAATACGGGCAGTACATGCACAGAAACTGGAAGAATAAAATCCTGACCGACGCCGACCTGAAAACGCGCCTCTCCGAAGAGCAAAGCTTCGAGAAAAAACTCGGGACAATCCCCGACCGCGACAAGTATTTCGGGCTGCTCGACCCCGACAGAAAATACGCGGCGACGGGGCACTTCCGCGCGCAGAAAATCGGCGGCAAGTGGTGGCTCATCACCCCCGACGGCAACCTGTTCTGGTCGCACGGCATCGACTGCGTGGGCGCGACCGCCCCCACGATTATCACAAACCGCGGGGAATATTTCGCCGACGTCTCCGACAAAAAATACGAAAAGACGGCGTACTGGTCGCGCCTGCTTGAAGGCAAATTCCAGACCTACAATTTCTACCTGCGCAACATCGACAAAAAATACGGCGACGACGCCAAGAACTACAACGCCGTTGCGCCCCGACGCATGCGCTCGTGGGGCGTCAACACTTACGGCGCGTGGACAAGACCCGAACTTCTGGAAAACTCGGAAATTCCGTTCGCGCTGTTCACAAGCGCAAAAGCTCCCAAGAAACTCGAATCGCAGAAAAAGCTCAACGCGTACTGGCAGCCCGTGCCCGACTACTTCGACGAAAATTTCGAAAGGCTCACGCTCGAGGCCGTGGCGAAATCGGCGCGGCTGATGAACTCGCCGTACTGCGTGGGCGTGTTTGTGGACAACGAGCTTCCGTGGCAGACCGAAACGCTCGTGCTGCCCGCGGCGATTCTCTCGTGCAAGGCGGACCAGCCCGCGAAAATCGAGTTCAAAAAAATGCTCGAAAAGAAATACGGCGAAATCGAAAAACTCAACGCCGCGTGGAATTCCAAATACGCAGGCTGGGACGACTTCCTCGCAAAAACCGACTTCGTTCCGAAAACGAAATCGGGCAAAAATGACATGCTTAGAATCGAAAGAAAATTCTACGAAAAATATTTCCGCACATGCCGCAAGGCGGTCAAGCGCGTCGCGCCCGACACTCTCTACCTCGGCTGCCGCCTCGCGTGGACGAACGAGCTTGTGGAGAAGTCGGCGTCGAAGTTCTGCGATGTCATGAGCTACAACCTCTACCGCGACGACGTCTCCGCATTCAAACTGCCAAAGAACGCAAAAGACAAACCCGTAATCGTGGGCGAATTCCACTTCGGAAATCAGGACAGGGGCGTATTCGGCGGCGGACTCCGCGCATGCGCCACAATGCCGGAGCGCATAGAAAAATACAACACCTACGTTCTGAGCGCGGTCGAAAACCCGATAATCGTGGGGGCGCACTGGTTCCAGTACTACGACCAGCCGACGACGGGCAGAGTGGGCGACGGCGAAAATTACAGCGTGGGCTTTGTGGACATAGCCGATACCCCCGTGTACGAAGCGGTCGAAGCCGCGCGGAAAATCGCCGAAGAGATGTACGCCACAAGACTTTCGGACGAGCGCAAAGTGAAAATCACCGAACAAAAAACAATCACCTACTAA
- a CDS encoding Gfo/Idh/MocA family oxidoreductase yields MDRRDFIKKMAGAGMALGFPTIIPASALGKDGAVAPSERITFASIGLGTQGCGNTGVFVSDKRLQLVGLCDVNATEGRQYYGYGNNDQRGLQVARKNFGMDIPCYNDFREVVARKDIDFIMSATPDHWHAIIALACVAAGKDVYGEKPLTRTIREGKILRDAVEASGIIWQTGSWQRSIPTFVRAAEIVRNGYLGRISKIVIGLPSNFRSEILKPVPVPKGFDWEMWQGPAPRSSYYNPCKTFTRWRGIMNYSAGKIADWGAHHLDIAHWAMGVDESGPIEIRPNFVEWPKDGFSDQPTKFSITFRYKNGVEVEMSDMNRNGVEFFGEKGTLFVSRATIVSNPLSIAETRILPTEDRLFPVRAGNHFTAFVDSILDRRRAATDINIAHRTNTGCLLGEIAYRLNRTIKWNPDTEEIVGDDEAARMCDRAYCAPWELKA; encoded by the coding sequence ATGGACAGGAGAGATTTTATCAAAAAAATGGCGGGTGCGGGAATGGCCTTGGGCTTCCCCACAATCATACCCGCTTCGGCGTTGGGCAAGGACGGCGCGGTTGCGCCGAGCGAACGAATCACGTTTGCTTCGATAGGCTTGGGCACGCAGGGCTGCGGAAACACGGGCGTCTTCGTGAGCGACAAGCGTTTGCAGCTTGTGGGGCTTTGCGACGTAAACGCAACCGAAGGCCGCCAGTACTACGGCTACGGCAACAACGACCAGCGCGGCTTGCAGGTTGCCCGCAAAAACTTCGGCATGGACATTCCATGCTACAACGACTTCCGCGAAGTCGTCGCCCGCAAGGATATTGACTTTATCATGTCGGCTACCCCCGACCATTGGCACGCGATAATCGCCCTTGCGTGCGTCGCGGCGGGCAAGGACGTCTACGGCGAAAAGCCCCTCACCCGAACAATCCGCGAGGGCAAGATTTTGCGCGATGCCGTGGAGGCTTCGGGCATAATCTGGCAGACGGGCTCGTGGCAGCGTTCCATTCCCACGTTCGTGCGCGCGGCGGAAATCGTCAGGAACGGCTACTTGGGCAGAATAAGCAAAATCGTAATCGGCCTTCCGTCGAATTTCAGGAGCGAAATCCTCAAACCCGTTCCCGTCCCGAAAGGCTTCGACTGGGAAATGTGGCAGGGCCCCGCGCCGCGCTCGTCGTACTACAACCCGTGCAAGACGTTCACCCGCTGGCGCGGCATAATGAATTACAGCGCGGGCAAAATTGCCGACTGGGGCGCGCACCACCTCGACATCGCGCATTGGGCGATGGGCGTGGACGAATCGGGCCCGATTGAAATCCGTCCCAATTTCGTTGAATGGCCCAAAGACGGCTTCTCCGACCAGCCCACAAAGTTCTCGATAACTTTCCGCTACAAGAACGGTGTGGAGGTCGAAATGTCCGACATGAACCGCAACGGCGTGGAATTCTTCGGCGAAAAGGGAACGCTTTTCGTCTCCCGCGCGACGATTGTCTCGAACCCGCTTTCGATTGCCGAAACGCGCATTCTGCCCACCGAGGACAGGCTCTTCCCCGTCCGCGCGGGCAACCACTTCACGGCGTTTGTGGACAGCATTCTCGACAGGCGCAGGGCGGCGACCGACATCAACATTGCGCACCGCACAAACACGGGCTGCCTGCTGGGCGAAATCGCGTACAGGCTCAACCGCACAATCAAATGGAACCCCGACACGGAGGAGATTGTCGGCGACGACGAAGCCGCCCGCATGTGCGACCGCGCCTACTGCGCCCCGTGGGAACTCAAAGCGTAA
- a CDS encoding family 16 glycoside hydrolase, translating into MKKFAFVFAAPLFACASLFADAYADMQSYKAGDSLSWFYEIRTESLKKGSAKSVEAKILETISAKEIDNAAFERACEILKPIATKNSVPVLAKFLNDDFRAPWVCSVFITLDSSSVDSALADSLEKADEKCAMTVLSTLAARGSSKGLDALEKYAQSDNKNLALFAVSAMVKYEDAVKTLSRIADKNDFRRDAALDALSLIAYRAAKSGDKSLATDALESVPADYPMSIGARAELAKNRVKYLDSIIIADGKNVARAGRLIYNARKFADSEEIIAAFPKLSKEAKLAAMSTFMLSGDTRFYPTIAPLLDSNDRDLLDEAVYAARFICTDEANLRKIYALAQSKNKILASHARNVLEENPSFAAVRVLKDAESKGDLFALEMLVIRGDLDAAKKLETKFFDGGYKDAKISQMYENLITYGELPKFASRLNGADDGLRKAICKIIIKKLARNKDKDFVAETVYEVLSGKVPAEDEKFIASKLRVKPRKFREVWQKEFRARGVEDKLMKVAEEREPKIDASFVSLFDGKTLNGWKTTTGTAFYGVKDGCIYGKVVDQKKKENSFLITERADYKNFIFTYEFKWEELGNSGVIFKGYFEKRKRPDGSEYDRVVGPQAEMDENPRRRWTGGVYNEGVAWKYSLSREDQEQARNALDLLGWNRMTIKCDGDRMQTWVNGVPTADFEWEGVKPGFIGLQVHFGKTGAILWRNVKIKEL; encoded by the coding sequence ATGAAAAAATTTGCATTTGTTTTCGCCGCGCCGCTGTTCGCGTGCGCGTCGCTGTTCGCCGACGCCTATGCCGACATGCAGTCGTACAAGGCGGGCGACAGCCTCTCGTGGTTCTACGAAATCCGCACGGAATCCCTGAAAAAGGGTTCAGCGAAATCGGTCGAGGCGAAAATCCTCGAAACCATTTCGGCAAAGGAAATCGACAACGCGGCGTTCGAAAGGGCGTGCGAAATCTTGAAGCCCATCGCCACGAAAAACTCCGTCCCGGTGCTCGCGAAGTTTTTGAACGACGATTTCCGCGCCCCGTGGGTGTGCTCGGTGTTCATCACGCTCGACTCTTCTTCGGTTGATTCCGCCCTCGCGGACTCTCTCGAAAAGGCCGACGAAAAATGCGCAATGACGGTTCTCTCGACGCTCGCCGCCCGCGGCTCGTCGAAGGGTCTCGACGCGCTCGAAAAATACGCGCAGTCGGACAACAAGAACCTCGCGCTGTTCGCGGTTTCGGCGATGGTAAAATACGAGGACGCCGTGAAGACGCTTTCGCGCATCGCAGATAAAAACGACTTCCGCCGCGACGCCGCCCTCGACGCGCTTTCGCTCATAGCATACCGCGCGGCGAAATCGGGCGACAAGTCGCTCGCGACCGACGCGCTCGAAAGCGTCCCCGCCGACTACCCGATGTCAATCGGAGCGCGCGCTGAACTCGCAAAGAACCGCGTAAAGTATCTCGACTCAATCATAATTGCAGACGGCAAAAACGTCGCTCGCGCTGGCAGACTCATCTACAACGCGCGCAAATTCGCCGATTCCGAAGAAATAATCGCGGCGTTCCCCAAGCTTTCCAAAGAGGCAAAGCTTGCGGCGATGTCCACGTTCATGCTTTCGGGCGACACCCGCTTCTACCCGACAATCGCGCCGCTGCTCGATTCGAACGACCGCGACCTGCTCGACGAAGCCGTCTATGCCGCGCGCTTCATCTGCACCGACGAGGCGAACCTCCGCAAAATCTACGCGCTTGCACAGTCGAAGAACAAGATTCTGGCGTCGCACGCCCGCAACGTGTTGGAGGAAAATCCGAGTTTTGCGGCTGTCAGGGTTTTGAAGGACGCAGAATCGAAGGGCGACCTCTTCGCGCTCGAAATGCTCGTTATCAGGGGCGACTTGGACGCGGCTAAGAAGCTCGAAACAAAATTCTTCGACGGCGGCTACAAAGACGCCAAGATTTCGCAGATGTACGAAAACCTCATCACATACGGCGAACTTCCCAAGTTTGCGTCGCGCCTCAACGGGGCGGACGACGGCTTGCGCAAGGCAATCTGCAAAATTATCATCAAGAAACTCGCAAGAAACAAGGACAAGGACTTCGTCGCCGAAACGGTCTACGAAGTGCTTTCGGGCAAAGTCCCCGCCGAGGACGAAAAATTCATAGCCTCCAAGCTCAGGGTAAAACCCCGCAAATTCAGGGAGGTTTGGCAGAAGGAATTCCGCGCCCGCGGCGTCGAGGACAAACTCATGAAAGTCGCCGAGGAGCGCGAGCCGAAAATCGACGCAAGCTTCGTTTCGCTCTTCGACGGCAAAACGCTCAACGGCTGGAAAACGACGACGGGCACGGCGTTCTACGGCGTCAAGGACGGCTGCATTTACGGCAAAGTCGTAGACCAGAAGAAAAAGGAAAATTCCTTCCTCATCACCGAGCGCGCCGACTACAAAAACTTCATCTTCACCTACGAATTCAAGTGGGAGGAACTCGGCAATTCGGGCGTGATTTTCAAGGGATACTTCGAAAAGCGCAAACGCCCCGACGGCAGCGAATACGACAGAGTCGTAGGCCCGCAGGCGGAAATGGACGAAAATCCGCGCCGCCGCTGGACGGGCGGCGTCTATAACGAAGGCGTGGCTTGGAAGTACTCGCTCTCGCGCGAGGATCAGGAACAGGCCCGCAACGCCCTCGACCTGCTCGGCTGGAATAGAATGACGATTAAATGCGACGGCGACAGAATGCAGACTTGGGTCAACGGCGTGCCGACCGCAGACTTCGAGTGGGAGGGCGTAAAGCCCGGCTTCATCGGCTTGCAAGTCCACTTCGGCAAGACGGGCGCGATACTCTGGCGCAACGTGAAAATAAAAGAGCTTTAA
- a CDS encoding glycoside hydrolase family 97 protein: MKIYALGISALLAFAAQARAETYSVKSPDGRIEASVDDGAGLSFSLKADGKVLLEKCAIGMDTDRGFLGRDAVAQSQKLSSHKGTLEPVFGTRKTVADEYNQLELGFKNFKLLVRVYDEAAAYRFATDFDGELVVNGELLELSSVADSDNTIAHVVQADKTSFERRFLRQPAAALKKQHSASLPFFFEKSGMKVAVVESAWFDYPGMRISYPADAKSPKAYFTKCPKKLGFAYKGKVGGAEYDGMYVVKETEDFIAKTSGARAFPWRGFVVGRTDADFADNDTVYKLAEPSRVADTSWIKIGTSVWDWWVDWNIENVDFELGVNEQTYRHYIDFAAANGIPFLTIDAGWHVGRGSESKPVYNDTAHFVNGKPYLDVPAVVKYANSKGVKVVIWIYSKVAFDEPEKALDLYKSWGVYGLKIDFNDRDDQWLIRHFENITRLAAERKMVIDWHGCPAPSGFQRTYPNAVNFEAVYGGEVNKWSPAITPSHNIDLVFTRMLLGSMDYTSGGMRNRAKGDWYLSRGMPAVNGTRAHMAAHSVLFFEPLKMISDMPSEYEKEPEILRFLAGVPTSWDETKVLGGKMGEYVVVARRKGDVWYVGGMADWNGKKFELDLSKIIGAGKYKAELIRDARNSGRIATDYKYETKTVKHSDKLAIEMKSGGGFALKLIPIK; the protein is encoded by the coding sequence ATGAAAATATATGCACTGGGAATTTCCGCGCTGCTCGCTTTTGCGGCGCAGGCGCGGGCGGAGACGTATTCGGTTAAATCGCCCGACGGAAGAATAGAGGCGTCGGTGGACGACGGCGCGGGGCTGTCGTTTTCGCTCAAAGCCGACGGAAAGGTTCTGCTTGAAAAATGCGCAATCGGCATGGATACCGACAGGGGCTTTCTCGGTCGGGACGCCGTGGCGCAATCGCAAAAACTTTCCTCGCACAAGGGGACGCTTGAGCCCGTGTTCGGCACGCGCAAAACCGTCGCCGACGAGTACAACCAGCTGGAGCTCGGCTTCAAAAATTTCAAGCTGCTCGTGAGGGTCTACGACGAAGCCGCCGCCTACCGCTTCGCGACCGACTTCGACGGAGAGCTTGTCGTGAACGGCGAACTTCTCGAACTTTCGTCGGTAGCCGATTCCGACAACACAATTGCGCACGTCGTGCAGGCTGACAAAACATCGTTCGAAAGACGCTTTCTGCGCCAGCCCGCCGCCGCGCTCAAAAAACAGCACAGCGCGTCGCTGCCGTTCTTCTTCGAAAAGTCGGGCATGAAAGTTGCGGTTGTGGAGTCGGCGTGGTTTGACTACCCCGGAATGAGAATTTCGTATCCAGCCGACGCAAAGTCGCCCAAGGCGTATTTCACAAAGTGCCCTAAAAAGCTCGGCTTCGCCTACAAGGGAAAGGTCGGCGGCGCGGAGTACGACGGCATGTACGTCGTCAAGGAAACGGAGGACTTCATCGCGAAAACTTCGGGGGCGCGCGCGTTCCCGTGGCGCGGCTTCGTCGTCGGCAGAACCGACGCCGATTTTGCCGACAACGACACCGTCTACAAACTCGCCGAGCCGTCGCGCGTCGCCGACACGTCGTGGATTAAAATCGGCACTTCCGTTTGGGACTGGTGGGTAGACTGGAACATAGAAAACGTCGATTTCGAACTCGGCGTAAACGAGCAGACCTACCGCCACTACATCGACTTCGCCGCCGCAAACGGAATCCCGTTCCTGACGATAGACGCGGGCTGGCACGTCGGGCGCGGCTCCGAATCCAAGCCCGTCTACAACGATACCGCGCACTTCGTCAACGGCAAGCCCTATCTCGACGTTCCCGCGGTCGTAAAATACGCGAACTCGAAGGGCGTTAAAGTCGTCATCTGGATTTACAGCAAGGTTGCCTTCGACGAACCCGAAAAGGCTCTCGACCTCTACAAAAGCTGGGGCGTCTACGGGCTGAAAATCGACTTCAACGACCGCGACGACCAGTGGCTTATCCGCCATTTCGAAAATATCACGCGCCTCGCCGCCGAGCGCAAAATGGTCATCGACTGGCACGGCTGCCCCGCGCCGTCGGGCTTCCAGCGCACATACCCGAACGCCGTGAACTTCGAGGCGGTCTACGGCGGCGAAGTCAACAAGTGGTCGCCCGCCATTACGCCATCGCACAACATCGACCTCGTGTTCACCCGCATGCTGTTAGGTTCGATGGACTACACTTCGGGCGGAATGCGCAACCGCGCCAAGGGCGACTGGTATCTTTCGCGCGGAATGCCCGCGGTCAACGGCACGCGCGCGCACATGGCGGCGCACTCGGTGCTGTTCTTCGAGCCGCTTAAAATGATAAGCGACATGCCCAGCGAGTACGAAAAAGAGCCGGAAATCCTCCGCTTCCTCGCGGGCGTTCCGACCTCTTGGGACGAAACGAAAGTTCTCGGCGGCAAGATGGGCGAATACGTCGTCGTCGCCCGACGCAAGGGCGACGTTTGGTACGTCGGCGGCATGGCGGATTGGAACGGCAAAAAGTTCGAGCTTGACCTGTCGAAAATCATCGGCGCGGGCAAATACAAGGCGGAGCTGATACGCGACGCCCGCAACAGCGGACGCATCGCAACAGACTACAAATACGAAACGAAAACCGTAAAACATTCCGACAAGCTCGCAATCGAAATGAAGAGCGGCGGCGGCTTCGCCCTCAAACTCATTCCCATTAAATAG